The DNA sequence TGCTTGTGAGATGTATCCATAGACTACAAAGACAATCCCATCAATATACCATTTTGGTTGTTTTTTAAATTCTATTACTGAGGCTTCTAAACCTTCTTTAGCTGCTTCTTCTGCAGTGTGAGGAGGAAATGGAACCTTTGCTATGAAAATTCCATTTATAACTAAAATTACAATACATAATATGAAGGAATATCCATACCACATGTTGTTGCTTACGATAAATGCTACTATTAATGGCAGTAAGAATTGTCCACCAGATATAAAGGCTTTAATCAATACGTTCATTGTACCCTTTGCTTTAGGATATGATTCCATCAAAGCTGGGTAAGTACCTGCATCTAAGAATGAGTTTGCAATTCCTGCTAAAATACCAAAGACAAATGCTATTTGTATATTTGGGCTTAGCAATATACCTACGAAATACGCCAAATATGTGATCATTCCCAAAATAACAAATGGTTTACGCCCAAATTTATCAGATAACTTCCCTGATACTAGCAAAACAATTAATCGTCCAATACCAAGGGCTGATATAACCCACGCAACTCCTGCACTATTTGTACTCCACTTAGTTGCTAATGCATCCATATTTTGTGAAAGTATAATAACTCCCATACCATGTACAAAATAATTTATATACAGGCTTAATACTGTTGGAAAATATTTATTTTTCATGTCTGAAAACCTCCGATTTATTTAAAATAAAATTCTAAATTGCAATATTAAATGCAGCACACATTGCAAAATCATCATGATTAAGATTTTAAAGAATAAAGCATCTTTAAGTCATTCTTGGCTACTTTATTGAGCAAATGTGCGGTTTAACTTTTTTTGCAGTATAGTGCTGAGTTTTATCTTCTTTTAGGGGAGCAGCAATTTGACTTCGTTCAAAGACGCTTAGGTGCTTAAAAAAACGTGTTATTGTGGTGAAATTGGATTGAACAGCCATAGTAGAGACCCCCTGTATGTTTAGATTAGACACCTTAATCATACATGATTTCTCACTATGGTTGTTCATTTTTTTACTGCATTTTGTTGTTGCAATTAATTTTACAACGAACCTTTAAAATAAAATATCCTTTATATAATCTGTTGGCATATCTTTACCAGTCCACAGTTTAAATGCTGCAGCACCTTGATATAACATCATGCCAAGACCATTCATTGTTATACAGCCTGCATCTTTCGCTATAGATAATAATTTTGTTTCTCTTGGAGAATAAACGCAGTCATGCACAATTAAACCTGGATGAAGCATAGTTGGATCTGTAATTAAAGATTGACCTTCAAGAGGCTTCATTCCAACACAAGTTGCATTTATTAATATATCGCTGGATGCAATTTCTGCTCTTAATTTATCTTGATCCTCTAACATATATAATGTTGCTTTGCAATTTGTCTGTTCATTTACTTTTTTTACTGTTTGTTTTGCTTCTTCAATAAATGAATCGTTGCGGTTAAAAATTGATAATTCTTTCGCACCATCTAAAGCAGCCTGAACAATAATGGCAGTTCCGGCACCGCCTGTTCCCATAATAGTGAATTTTTTCCCCTTAACATCCACACCTTTGTCAGCTAATGCTCTCATGCAACCTATGCCATCTGTAATATAGCCTGTAAGTACTCCATTGTCATTAACAACAGTGTTAACTGAACCAGTCAAGGCAGAAGCATCAGATAATTTATCTAAATATTGAACTATTTTTCTTTTATTTGGCATTGTAACGTTGAATCCTCTTACTTTCATTGCTCTCATGCCTTTAACTGTATCTTCCAAAGTATCATTATCTACTTCAAATGCTACATATACGTAATCTAACCCTAATTTTTTAAATGCTTCATTATGCATTGTAGGAGACATACTATGTCTAATAGGATATCCTATTAATCCAATCAATTCTGTATGCCCTGTAACTCTTTCTGTAACTGCTATTTTACCCATTTTTTACCCTCCAATTTTAATATAATCTAGATTAACATTTTATTATCAAAGATAATATAATATTTAACAATTCATTAGTCAAATAGATAAATTTTGAACTAACTATAGATGTTATCTATATATAAATATAATCTTATGATAGAATATTTGTGGTGGCCTAAAAAAATAGAATGTGGCACATATTATGTTAAGATAAATGGTAATAAACGTTAAAATAGCGTTGTTGCCCTTGATAAAGTAGAACCAAATAGTAATTTAGAAGCACAAAGATCGAAGTAAGCAGATATAAAGCTAACTTTAATAAGTCATTAACATATCAATTCTATTATCTGGCTTAAAGAAATTTGTCAATGGTTTGCAAGACGAGGCGGATCTTTTGAAAATATATGCAAAACCTCAATGTTAATAAAGTTTTTTGGGGGTTTAAAATAACCTAAAATATTTCAAAAATAAAGGGAAGGCAAGTTAAAATACGATAAAAGTTAATAAAACACGGATATACATCAAAATTAATATAAAAACTTTTGACAATAATATGTCCATAAAAAGGAGGTAAAAACATGAAATTAAATCAATTGTATTATTTTAAAAAACTAGCGGAGACACAAAATTTCACTAAAGCAGCTAAAGCGTTGTATATTACCCAGCCGTCTCTTTCATATTCTATTAAATGCTTGGAAGAAGAATTAAATACTCCTTTGTTTGAAAAAAAGGGACGTAATATTGTTTTAACAAAATATGGTAAGATTTTCTTAGAATATGTGAACAAGAGCTTATCTGAAATTGAAAGAGGGACGCAGTTGGTACAAAATTACGGCAGCCCATCACACGGCCATATTGATCTTGCTTTTATTTACAATATGGGGCATCAGTTTGTTCCTAAGCTTGTAAGCTCTTTTTCGGGCATCGAGGAAAACAAAAACATTACATTTAGTTTGGTACAAGGTACAAGCAAAGAAGTGTTGAAAATGCTAAAAGATGGAAAATGTGATATAGCTTTTTCTTCATATCTTGAAAATGAAGGAGATCTAGTTTTTAAAAGCATTACCAAGGAAGAACTTGTACTAATTACAGCTAAAGACCATCCTCTTGCTAAATATGATGAAATAAATTTAATAGAAGCGAAGGATTACCCCTTTATAGTATATGGAGAAAGAAGTGGATTGTACAAGTATATTCAAGACATATTTAAAAAAAGCGGTTTTGAACCTATTGTAAAGTGCAGCATTGAAGAAGATCACACAATTTGTGGATTTGTAGAGAGTAATTATGGAATTGCAGTTATACCTAAAATTTACACATTATCAAGTTTTAACCTTGCAGTTATACCAATTAAAAATCCCAAAATAGAGAGAAAAATATACTTAGTTTATAAAAAAAATCGAAAGCTTGCGCCTGCACCGCAGAAGTTTTTGGATTTCATATTTGAAAGGTATCATATTGACAAAGAAGATGAACATATTGAAAACATATAAAAAAAGAGCAGATTTAATTTTCTGCTCTCTCTTCTATTACAATATTTATCTATTAGTAAATGCACCCATAACTTCCAAAATTTTAACAACATTTCTTCCTTCTTCAACACCATTTATTATTTTTCTTACTCTTTTGCTGTCACCAATGTTATACAATTTAATTCCTTTTTCCTGAACATAATTCTCTAAGTTTTTATAGTCACTGACTTCTGATCTCATTCCAAGACATACAAAGCCATAGTCAAATTTTAAATCTTCTATGCTGCCATCAGGATTTTTAACAGTAAAAGAATCTGCATTTACACGTTGAAGTGCTGTATTTGTTAATACTTTAATATTATGCTTTTTAATAATATCAAACATAGAAATTTTTGTTATATAATCTAAGTCTTTTGCTAACTGCGGCATCATTTCTACAATTGTTACATCAGCTTCATGTTCAGCAAAGAATTCAGCAACATCTAAGCCGACTGCTCCTCCGCCTACAACTACAATTTTTCTGCCTTTGCTGTTTTCAAAAGACTTCACATTATTTAAGAAACCAAATATAGATTTAATTTTAGACCCTTCCTGGTCAACAAAATCACATAAACCTGGAATTGGAGGTAATAATGGCTTTGAACCTGTAGCATTTACAACTAAGTCTGGATTTAATTTATCCAATAATTCTCTTGTAGCTTTTGTATTTAGTTTCAATGTTAAATTGGGTAGTTTTGCCATTCTATTTTCTAAATATGTTACAAAGTCATGTATTCTTTTCTTAGATGGTATTAAACCTATCATCCAACATAAACCGCCGACTCTGTCTTTCTCTTCTAATAGTGTAACATTACAGCCAACTTCTGCTGCTGTGCATGCAGCTTCCATACCCGCTGAACCTGCACCTATAACAACCACATTAACATTCTTTTTAACATGATTTTTCTTATATGCGTCTTCAAAAATTACATCAGGATTTATGGTGCAGCGAACTGGCTGTGATCTTCCTATGCGGTGGTCAGCACAACCTATATTGCAGGAAATACATTTTCTTAAATATTTTTCTTCACCTCTGGCTATTTTATTAACCCAATTTGGCTCACTTATAAGCCCTCTTCCTATAGCAATTAAATCAGCATCTCCTCTTGCAATTATTTCTTCTGCAATTTGAGGATTTCTAATATTACCTGATACTACCACAGGTTTGTTAAACTTTTCTTTAAATGCTTTCCCTAAATAACTTCTCCAGCCATCAGCTAAGTCCATTTTATCTATTTGATATTGTATAGAATCATTTTCTGCAGCTGATACGTTAATTATGTCTATTTTTTCTACCAGATACTTCATTATTTCTAATGTATCTTCTAAAGTATTTCCACCCTCTAAAAAGTCATCTGCACTTATTCTAAATGAAATTGGGAATTTCGGTCCAACTGCGGCTCTTACACTGTCTAATACAAGGCTGGCAAATCTTGCCCTGTTTTCAATGCTTCCGCCAAATTCATCTGTTCTTTTATTATATAAAGGGGACATGAACTGGCATATTAAATAGGAATGTCCTCCGTGGATCTCTACAGAATCGAATCCTGCAAGCTGTGCTCTTGCGGCAGCTTCTCCATATTTTTTCGCTATTTCGTAAATTTCTTCAACTTTTAACTCTCTTGGAATGCTGCCGTTTGTCTTAGACGGAATATTTGAAGCTGAAACCGGCTGCTTTCCTCCAAGTCTTGCAACATAAGCTGAAGCTCCGGCATGATTCAACTGAATAGATGCTTTAGCGTCATATGCATGGATTCTTTCTACTAATTCATAAAGACCAGGTACAAATTGATTGTCATCAATTCTTAATTGTTTCGTTCCATTTGTTCCCATAGGGAAATCAACACAAGCATTTTCTACGATTATTAAAGCTGTTCCTCCTTTTGCTCTTAGCTCATAGTAGTTCATCATTGTTTCAGATACTTCTCCGTTGAAAGTCGCATAGTTTGTTCCCATTGGCGGCATGATTATTCTATTCTTAAGTGTCATGCCTTTTACTTGAAGTGGTGAAAATATATTTGGATATTTCAAAGCAATTCCCCCCCAAAAATTATTTTTGTTAATGAATCGATAAATAAATATCAAACTATAAAAAGTATAAAACGGTTAAATATATAAGTCCAATAGATATTTATCTGGATTATGATAGACTGCATCTATAGATAAAGTACCCTTTTTATAAATATTTGATTTATGTTTGAAATTTAAAAACAATATATTAGAATAACACTAAAATAAAAAGATAGATACAATTAAAAAATGCTAATTAATGTGCAGTGGGTGTTCAATCAGCAGTTTTAAATGAAATTTATGAATTTTATATTTATATATATTTAATAAACCTCATTCCCCATAGTGGCATTTTGTCACTATAGCCTACAAGGTGACATTATCATAAAATAACCACACTAATTTAATATAAGGTATTGACAAAACAGCATACAGGCAATATAATATAATTTGTCAGTTGCCGGAGTGGCGGAACTGGCAGACGCACGGGACTTAAAATCCCGGGGGCCCTCAAAGCCCGTACCGGTTCGATTCCGGTCTCCGGCACCAGGGGCTTAGTTTAATTAAATATCGCGGGGTGGAGCAGCTGGCAGCTCGTCGGGCTCATAACCCGGAGGTCGTAGGTTCAAATCCTACCCCCGCAACCAAATATGGCGGCGTAGCTCAGTTGGCCAGAGCATTCGGTTCATACCCGAAGTGTCAGTGGTTCAAATCCACTCGCCGCTACCATCAAAGAACGGAAATCGTCACCTATCCAGAAATAGAATTCGTATTTTATTTCGTCTGGATGGATGGTGACTTTTTTATATAATTTTTAAGTACAGCTTTTATCCTCTGTGGATTATTTGATGAATTAATTATTTTTCTGTCTTTATTGAATATTTGCGTAGTCATTTTATGTGTAATAAAACTTGTTTTTTTTCTTCTCTATTTCAGAAAGTCTGTAGAGAGTTTTATTTTTGTATTTTCAAGTTTTTTTATCTTATCCTTCATTATTGGCTGGTACATGCCTTCAGCAATAGCATCGACTATATTTTTTATTTGTGCTCCTATTTTATTGTAATTTTTCTTTAATAATGCTATTTCTTCCATTCTTTTTTTGTTAAGTTTTTGCTTTTCTTCATTCAGGAATTTAACTAATATTGGTGCCACTTCTGGATCAAACATCCTTTCATTTAATTCTCCAATAATAAAAATTTCCAATTTATCTTTGTTTATATATCTATTTGTACATTATTTAGTTCTATCTTCTTTATTACATCTATATGTTACGTATTTTCCACGGTTCAAACATCCAACTATTTTACAGCCACATATGCCACAATAAACAAGACTAGACAAAATATAAGTTCTTTTTGCAGAGTTAGCTCTGCGTGTTGTTTTTCTTTCATCCATTTTCTTTTGCATTCCTTCAAACAAATTTTTTTCAATGATTGTAGGAATAGCGTTGCCAATAATAAATACATCCTCTTTATTATTTCTGTGATTTTTCTTTGTAACCTTATTTCCTCATTTAGTATAACAAAACTTATGTTTGGTTATGAGTATTTTACCATGGCTATCAAGGATATTTAAGAATATTCATAATTTTTTGCTGCCATTGTTATTAAGTACAAAAAGTGAAATTGAAGAAGGATTTTGCAGAATTGTGTAGAATATAATTATCTAAATGAAGACTAAAAATATTACTTAAAAAAGTAAATTGTCGTCTATCTTAAATAGTGTGAAAAATGTGAGAGATCGATGACATTATTATATTTTCAGAAATTGTTTAGAATACTGCGTTTTATAGCATTACTAAGCTTTAAATTTGACAGCTATTTTAGAATTTAAATAAAACTTATAGCTTTATAGAAGTATTTGAATGTTTTTTAGCTTACCTATGATGGATTTTTGATTTGCTTTTTTATGTAATTTTGTGTGACTTTTAATATTATATAAATTGTAATATTAGAGGTGGTAAATGTAATGAAGAAAATTAGTATAAATGTAGATACCGTGACTCCACTTTATACGGGTAATGCTTTTGGGAATATGAGCGAAATAGAACCACAGTCTATAATAGGGTCATTAAGGTTTTGGTTTGAAACTTATTTGAAGGCGGCTGACAAGTTAAATAATAATTATGATTATAAGAGTGAGGAATTTAATGCAAAAGAATATAAAAAGAATATTCTACAATTTATAAATGATGGAATGTCTTTAAGAGATGCAGAAATAAAGTCAATGAGTAAGAAGTTATTTTTGCCTTCATTGATTTTTGGATGTAATGGCTTAAAAGGATTGATAGAAATAGATAAAATTAATTTTGATAGTACCAATATTGGTAATACTTTAGACTTACCTTTTGCAATTTATAAAAAGAAAAGTGATCAAAGTTTTATTGAGATAAAAACAAAAGAAGATCACGAAAAAATAAGGAGGAAATTAAGGGAACAAAAATTAAGGGAACAACAGGAAATTAAAAATTATCATTTTTGGTATTTCCCAGATAAATATTTCTTTGGTTCTTTTGATGTCACGTTTAAAATAGGAGATAATGACACAATAGAAAAAATATTTTATCCATTATTAAATTTTGTTGAAAATTATGGTTTTATAGGAGGCAAAAATAATTTAAGTTTTGGACGTGTAAAATTTAGTATTG is a window from the Calorimonas adulescens genome containing:
- a CDS encoding MFS transporter gives rise to the protein MKNKYFPTVLSLYINYFVHGMGVIILSQNMDALATKWSTNSAGVAWVISALGIGRLIVLLVSGKLSDKFGRKPFVILGMITYLAYFVGILLSPNIQIAFVFGILAGIANSFLDAGTYPALMESYPKAKGTMNVLIKAFISGGQFLLPLIVAFIVSNNMWYGYSFILCIVILVINGIFIAKVPFPPHTAEEAAKEGLEASVIEFKKQPKWYIDGIVFVVYGYISQATFYLVSQWLTKYGLSVVQMGELASRSLMSYYSVGSLACVFISSFLQQKGVKPRALIVVYTFISMITLGAVYLFPSPTVTSIGAFAIGFSAAGGVMQLGLTLMSEIYPYGKGTVTGIFYTSGSIASFTIPVITGIMSTTSIASIMGFDAVIAVIGFVCGIIIAIRHKQIVKEATR
- a CDS encoding shikimate dehydrogenase; translated protein: MGKIAVTERVTGHTELIGLIGYPIRHSMSPTMHNEAFKKLGLDYVYVAFEVDNDTLEDTVKGMRAMKVRGFNVTMPNKRKIVQYLDKLSDASALTGSVNTVVNDNGVLTGYITDGIGCMRALADKGVDVKGKKFTIMGTGGAGTAIIVQAALDGAKELSIFNRNDSFIEEAKQTVKKVNEQTNCKATLYMLEDQDKLRAEIASSDILINATCVGMKPLEGQSLITDPTMLHPGLIVHDCVYSPRETKLLSIAKDAGCITMNGLGMMLYQGAAAFKLWTGKDMPTDYIKDILF
- a CDS encoding LysR family transcriptional regulator; the protein is MKLNQLYYFKKLAETQNFTKAAKALYITQPSLSYSIKCLEEELNTPLFEKKGRNIVLTKYGKIFLEYVNKSLSEIERGTQLVQNYGSPSHGHIDLAFIYNMGHQFVPKLVSSFSGIEENKNITFSLVQGTSKEVLKMLKDGKCDIAFSSYLENEGDLVFKSITKEELVLITAKDHPLAKYDEINLIEAKDYPFIVYGERSGLYKYIQDIFKKSGFEPIVKCSIEEDHTICGFVESNYGIAVIPKIYTLSSFNLAVIPIKNPKIERKIYLVYKKNRKLAPAPQKFLDFIFERYHIDKEDEHIENI
- a CDS encoding FAD-dependent oxidoreductase → MALKYPNIFSPLQVKGMTLKNRIIMPPMGTNYATFNGEVSETMMNYYELRAKGGTALIIVENACVDFPMGTNGTKQLRIDDNQFVPGLYELVERIHAYDAKASIQLNHAGASAYVARLGGKQPVSASNIPSKTNGSIPRELKVEEIYEIAKKYGEAAARAQLAGFDSVEIHGGHSYLICQFMSPLYNKRTDEFGGSIENRARFASLVLDSVRAAVGPKFPISFRISADDFLEGGNTLEDTLEIMKYLVEKIDIINVSAAENDSIQYQIDKMDLADGWRSYLGKAFKEKFNKPVVVSGNIRNPQIAEEIIARGDADLIAIGRGLISEPNWVNKIARGEEKYLRKCISCNIGCADHRIGRSQPVRCTINPDVIFEDAYKKNHVKKNVNVVVIGAGSAGMEAACTAAEVGCNVTLLEEKDRVGGLCWMIGLIPSKKRIHDFVTYLENRMAKLPNLTLKLNTKATRELLDKLNPDLVVNATGSKPLLPPIPGLCDFVDQEGSKIKSIFGFLNNVKSFENSKGRKIVVVGGGAVGLDVAEFFAEHEADVTIVEMMPQLAKDLDYITKISMFDIIKKHNIKVLTNTALQRVNADSFTVKNPDGSIEDLKFDYGFVCLGMRSEVSDYKNLENYVQEKGIKLYNIGDSKRVRKIINGVEEGRNVVKILEVMGAFTNR
- a CDS encoding zinc ribbon domain-containing protein, encoding MIGNAIPTIIEKNLFEGMQKKMDERKTTRRANSAKRTYILSSLVYCGICGCKIVGCLNRGKYVTYRCNKEDRTK
- the cmr1 gene encoding type III-B CRISPR module RAMP protein Cmr1, translated to MKKISINVDTVTPLYTGNAFGNMSEIEPQSIIGSLRFWFETYLKAADKLNNNYDYKSEEFNAKEYKKNILQFINDGMSLRDAEIKSMSKKLFLPSLIFGCNGLKGLIEIDKINFDSTNIGNTLDLPFAIYKKKSDQSFIEIKTKEDHEKIRRKLREQKLREQQEIKNYHFWYFPDKYFFGSFDVTFKIGDNDTIEKIFYPLLNFVENYGFIGGKNNLSFGRVKFSIENKALSNYNDFDFSAYTNDTNLSNIEDVVEEVKKLRICILLIK